Proteins encoded within one genomic window of Geotalea daltonii FRC-32:
- a CDS encoding bifunctional UDP-4-keto-pentose/UDP-xylose synthase, translated as MKVLILGVNGFIGNALTRRILDTTEWEVFGLDMSDNKLEHSIGHPRFHFLEGDITINKEWIEYNIKKCDVVLPLVAIATPVTYVKDPLRVFELDFEENLKIIRQCVKYGKRVIFPSTSEVYGMSPDREFDEETSPLMLGPINKERWIYSCAKQMLDRVIYAYGEHDGLRYTLFRPFNWIGPKLDSISTAKEGSSRVLTQFLYNILAGEPIQLVDGGSQRRSFTFIEDGIDCLMRIIENRDGCAERGIFNIGNPGNDLSVKELAVKLREMVKEYPEYRDRAEKCRIIEVTSDAFYGKGYQDMLTRVPSVKNAETRLGWKPVTAIDSALRKTLEFYLVEEKEKIDNLL; from the coding sequence ATGAAAGTACTGATCTTGGGCGTCAACGGCTTTATCGGCAACGCCCTGACCCGCCGCATCCTCGACACCACCGAGTGGGAAGTCTTCGGCCTGGATATGAGCGACAACAAGCTGGAACATTCCATCGGTCACCCCCGTTTCCATTTTCTGGAGGGGGACATCACCATCAACAAGGAGTGGATCGAGTACAACATCAAGAAATGCGACGTGGTGCTGCCACTGGTTGCCATCGCCACTCCGGTCACCTATGTCAAGGACCCCCTGCGTGTGTTCGAGCTTGATTTCGAGGAAAACCTGAAAATCATACGCCAGTGCGTAAAATACGGGAAGAGGGTAATTTTCCCCTCCACCTCCGAGGTATATGGCATGAGCCCCGACCGGGAGTTCGACGAAGAAACATCCCCCCTCATGCTGGGCCCCATTAACAAGGAACGTTGGATATACTCCTGCGCAAAGCAGATGCTGGACCGGGTCATCTACGCCTATGGCGAGCATGATGGCCTGCGCTATACGCTGTTCCGCCCTTTCAACTGGATCGGCCCCAAGCTGGACAGCATCAGCACCGCCAAAGAGGGAAGCTCGAGGGTTTTGACCCAGTTCCTTTACAACATTCTGGCAGGCGAACCGATCCAACTGGTGGATGGCGGCAGCCAGCGCCGTTCCTTCACCTTCATCGAGGACGGCATCGACTGCCTGATGCGGATTATCGAAAACAGGGACGGCTGTGCCGAGCGAGGTATCTTCAACATCGGCAATCCCGGTAATGATCTGTCGGTCAAGGAACTGGCTGTGAAGCTGAGGGAAATGGTCAAGGAATATCCCGAATATCGTGACCGGGCCGAGAAGTGTCGAATCATAGAAGTCACTTCCGATGCATTTTACGGTAAAGGGTACCAGGATATGCTGACCCGCGTACCGTCGGTTAAAAATGCTGAGACCAGACTGGGATGGAAACCTGTCACCGCTATAGACAGTGCCCTGCGTAAAACACTTGAATTCTATCTGGTTGAGGAAAAAGAAAAAATAGACAACCTGCTGTAA
- a CDS encoding 3-isopropylmalate dehydratase small subunit: MKSFAGPALFLDRSDINTDEIIPAKYLTEITKQDLKPYILEDLKLPGFDPKGEKTAKARVVVSRANFGCGSSREHAPWVFEVNDINVVIAESFARIFRQNMFNCGMAAIELPDQSLDVLFGYSGYGDTVIAVDIEAEKISVRGGGREDALSFQISPFDKALVLAGGWVDYADSKY, translated from the coding sequence ATGAAAAGCTTCGCCGGACCAGCACTGTTTCTTGATCGCTCCGACATAAATACGGATGAAATCATCCCTGCCAAATACCTGACGGAAATCACCAAGCAGGATTTGAAGCCATATATATTAGAAGACCTCAAGCTGCCTGGATTCGATCCTAAAGGAGAAAAGACCGCAAAGGCAAGGGTGGTAGTGAGCCGTGCCAATTTCGGTTGCGGCTCCTCACGGGAGCATGCACCATGGGTTTTTGAAGTCAATGACATCAATGTGGTAATAGCAGAATCCTTTGCCAGGATCTTTCGTCAGAACATGTTCAACTGCGGCATGGCAGCTATAGAGTTGCCTGATCAGAGTCTTGATGTCCTCTTCGGCTATTCGGGATATGGTGATACCGTCATTGCCGTCGATATCGAAGCCGAGAAAATTTCAGTCCGGGGGGGAGGGAGAGAAGACGCATTGTCCTTCCAGATTTCTCCCTTTGACAAGGCATTGGTTCTTGCCGGCGGCTGGGTCGACTATGCTGACAGCAAGTATTGA
- a CDS encoding TldD/PmbA family protein, with product MLEHFDCAAILRRALSGGGEFADIYFEEGSSTAIVCEDSKIERVLAGADRGVGIRVISDLRTAYAFTNEISESSLLALAETVSRAVKGKKFDRVIDLTRKIVGTGFPILLPPEDIPLKQKIATVSAADLAARGLDGKIRQVTAMYRDGTAKAQIVNSCGEFIETARTGTVFTVQAIAAEGSLVQTGYEAIGGGRGFEIFRTMGPEELALAAARRSLMMLGARKAPGGAMAVVLSSEAGGTMVHEAIGHGLEADLAQAGMSVYAGKAETQVASPLVTVIDDATIANARGSFSFDDEGTPAQRTVLVENGILKGYMYDRLSAMKDGCLSTGNGRRESYQTKPIARMTNTLIAPGTTPPGEIIHSVREGLFVKKMGGGQVNTVNGDFVFEVSEGYLIANGEIAEPVRGATLTGNGPDVLNKITMVGNDLGFGIGTCGKEGQGVPVSDAQPTLLISEITVGGTA from the coding sequence ATGCTTGAACATTTCGATTGCGCCGCCATACTGCGCCGAGCCCTTTCCGGAGGAGGCGAGTTCGCCGATATATATTTCGAGGAGGGAAGCTCGACGGCCATCGTCTGCGAAGACTCGAAGATAGAAAGAGTCCTCGCCGGAGCCGACCGGGGTGTGGGAATACGTGTCATTTCCGATCTGAGAACTGCATATGCCTTTACCAACGAGATTAGCGAGTCTTCTCTCCTGGCCCTGGCCGAGACGGTGAGCCGGGCAGTAAAGGGGAAGAAGTTCGACAGGGTCATAGACCTTACGCGAAAAATTGTGGGCACAGGCTTCCCGATTCTTCTGCCACCGGAGGACATCCCGCTGAAGCAAAAAATCGCGACCGTCTCTGCCGCAGACCTTGCCGCCAGGGGCTTGGACGGGAAAATACGCCAGGTAACTGCCATGTACCGCGATGGGACAGCAAAAGCGCAGATCGTCAATTCCTGCGGCGAATTTATCGAAACAGCCAGAACCGGTACCGTTTTTACGGTTCAGGCCATTGCCGCAGAAGGATCCCTGGTTCAAACCGGCTACGAGGCAATCGGCGGTGGCCGCGGCTTTGAAATCTTTCGGACGATGGGTCCTGAAGAACTTGCTCTGGCCGCAGCAAGACGCAGCCTGATGATGCTCGGCGCAAGGAAAGCGCCCGGCGGCGCCATGGCAGTGGTCCTTTCCTCAGAAGCCGGGGGAACCATGGTCCATGAAGCCATCGGTCACGGTTTGGAAGCAGACCTGGCCCAGGCAGGAATGTCGGTTTATGCCGGGAAAGCAGAAACCCAGGTGGCATCCCCTCTTGTCACCGTCATTGACGATGCAACAATAGCAAATGCCAGGGGATCGTTCTCCTTCGACGATGAAGGGACACCCGCCCAACGGACGGTACTGGTCGAAAACGGCATCCTGAAAGGATACATGTACGACAGGTTGTCTGCCATGAAGGACGGTTGCCTGTCAACGGGAAACGGCAGGCGAGAGTCATATCAGACGAAACCCATTGCCCGCATGACGAACACCTTGATTGCGCCAGGCACCACCCCCCCTGGAGAAATAATCCACAGTGTCAGGGAGGGCCTTTTCGTTAAAAAAATGGGAGGGGGGCAGGTCAATACGGTTAATGGCGATTTCGTCTTCGAAGTCTCCGAAGGTTACCTGATTGCAAACGGAGAGATTGCTGAACCGGTCCGTGGTGCAACACTGACCGGCAACGGACCTGACGTGCTCAACAAAATAACCATGGTCGGCAACGATCTGGGTTTCGGCATCGGCACCTGCGGCAAAGAAGGTCAAGGGGTTCCGGTCTCCGATGCCCAACCGACTCTCCTCATTTCAGAGATTACCGTAGGGGGTACCGCCTGA
- a CDS encoding 4-deoxy-4-formamido-L-arabinose-phosphoundecaprenol deformylase, producing MSQSTIALKVDVDTYIGTRDGVPRLLEIMESAEIKATFYFSMGPDNSGKAIRRIFTRKGFLKKMLRTGAPSAYGIKTMLYGTLLPPPMIGSAFPDILRKTAAMGHETGIHCWDHVKWHDLLPWMPKKTVAMEMGRAFALYEQIMGRRPRTTAAPGWTVSEDSLEIQDALHLSYCSDSRGTSPFYPVLDNRRFATLQIPTTWPTMDELIGENGITADNINDHYLACLRPGLNVHTIHAELEGRVLAAQFTDLLQRLKDRGARFITLAEAAVEHGANAAESSMAMGELAGRAGAVALQL from the coding sequence ATGAGCCAATCGACCATAGCCCTCAAAGTAGATGTGGATACCTACATCGGCACCCGTGATGGAGTACCCAGGTTGCTGGAAATCATGGAGTCGGCAGAAATCAAGGCTACCTTTTATTTTTCAATGGGGCCTGATAATTCCGGCAAAGCGATCCGCCGCATCTTCACCAGAAAGGGCTTCCTGAAGAAAATGCTCCGCACCGGCGCCCCCTCGGCCTATGGCATTAAGACCATGCTCTACGGCACGCTTCTCCCGCCACCGATGATCGGGTCGGCCTTTCCGGACATTCTGCGCAAGACGGCCGCCATGGGGCACGAGACAGGTATCCATTGCTGGGACCATGTGAAATGGCACGATCTTCTGCCGTGGATGCCAAAAAAAACAGTGGCCATGGAGATGGGCAGGGCTTTTGCGCTCTATGAACAAATTATGGGGCGGCGGCCGAGAACAACTGCAGCTCCAGGCTGGACGGTTTCTGAAGATTCCCTGGAAATTCAAGATGCTTTGCATCTTTCCTACTGCAGCGATTCACGCGGCACATCTCCCTTTTATCCGGTATTGGACAACAGGCGTTTCGCCACCCTGCAAATTCCCACCACCTGGCCAACGATGGACGAACTGATCGGCGAGAACGGTATAACTGCCGACAATATCAACGATCACTACCTTGCCTGCCTGCGGCCCGGACTCAACGTCCACACTATCCATGCCGAACTTGAAGGCAGGGTTCTGGCTGCCCAGTTCACTGACCTTCTGCAACGCCTGAAAGATCGCGGCGCCCGCTTCATCACACTAGCTGAAGCTGCCGTGGAACATGGCGCAAACGCAGCCGAATCGTCCATGGCCATGGGAGAACTAGCTGGCCGGGCCGGAGCGGTAGCCTTGCAGCTATGA
- a CDS encoding formyltransferase, producing the protein MNALNKIVVCAYHNVGYRCIAELIRQGADIRMIFTHEDSPTEEIWFESVRQLAEKHYIPYMTSDINLPENAALLQEIAPDFILSFYYRNMIKPEILSLPGCGALNLHGSYLPRYRGRVPVNWAVINGETETGATLHYMVEKPDAGDIVDQEKVTIEFTDTSFDVFNKVTDAAVTVIARSWPLLVAGTAGRIPMDLKAGNYCGGRKPADGRIDWSKSAVQIYNLIRGVTHPYPGAFMFLNGKKVIIWQAWPVEGSGEPGKVVSAEPLMVGTGNGLLAIKKLQLEGEEETTAEGFSQQYQLAEKFE; encoded by the coding sequence GTGAATGCACTCAACAAAATTGTCGTCTGCGCCTACCATAACGTCGGTTATCGCTGCATTGCAGAGCTGATCCGCCAAGGGGCGGATATCAGGATGATCTTCACCCACGAGGACTCCCCCACCGAAGAAATCTGGTTTGAATCGGTACGGCAGCTGGCGGAAAAACATTATATTCCTTATATGACTTCCGATATCAATCTCCCGGAAAATGCGGCCCTGTTGCAGGAGATCGCCCCGGACTTCATTCTTTCCTTCTATTACCGGAACATGATCAAGCCGGAGATTCTCAGCCTGCCCGGGTGCGGTGCCCTGAACCTGCACGGCTCATACCTGCCCAGGTACAGGGGAAGGGTGCCGGTGAACTGGGCGGTGATCAACGGCGAGACGGAAACCGGAGCTACCCTCCATTACATGGTGGAAAAACCCGATGCCGGCGACATTGTCGACCAGGAGAAGGTAACCATAGAATTCACCGACACCTCCTTTGATGTCTTCAACAAAGTGACTGATGCCGCTGTTACCGTAATTGCCCGCTCTTGGCCACTGCTGGTTGCAGGGACGGCAGGCCGAATCCCCATGGATCTGAAAGCGGGCAACTACTGCGGCGGCCGGAAGCCGGCAGATGGCCGCATTGACTGGAGCAAATCTGCGGTACAGATCTACAACCTTATCCGCGGCGTCACCCATCCCTATCCCGGCGCCTTCATGTTTCTGAATGGGAAGAAGGTCATCATTTGGCAAGCATGGCCGGTAGAGGGGAGTGGTGAGCCGGGAAAAGTCGTTTCCGCTGAGCCGCTTATGGTTGGAACCGGCAACGGACTACTGGCAATAAAGAAGTTGCAATTGGAAGGTGAAGAGGAAACTACCGCTGAAGGTTTTTCCCAACAATATCAGTTGGCAGAAAAGTTTGAATAA
- a CDS encoding MlaE family ABC transporter permease produces MAGAIDRIGRKVIKFHEIIGEMLILLGQTVYFFREAPRNLASIFAQMAIIGYETLPVASVMAFFVGMVLALQTGVELNKYGSQDIIGAIVGHSMVRELGPVMTSFLVAGRVGSAMAAELGVMKVYEEIDALKTLDINPVRYLAMPRFIACIVCVPALVIYSDCIGIVGGAIISNLHPKIFVSYSTYYDSLTAALKFQEIGNGLIKAFVFGAIVALVSCYVGFKTSGGARGIGISTTRSVVWSFMLILVADYFLTRLLM; encoded by the coding sequence ATGGCGGGTGCCATCGACAGAATCGGCAGAAAGGTCATAAAGTTCCATGAAATTATCGGCGAGATGCTGATACTTTTGGGCCAGACTGTCTACTTTTTCCGTGAAGCGCCTCGCAACCTGGCAAGCATCTTTGCCCAGATGGCTATCATAGGTTATGAGACCTTGCCGGTTGCCTCAGTGATGGCGTTTTTCGTCGGCATGGTGCTCGCGCTACAGACCGGGGTCGAGTTGAACAAGTATGGCAGCCAGGACATAATCGGGGCGATTGTGGGACATTCAATGGTCAGGGAGCTGGGCCCGGTCATGACAAGTTTTCTGGTGGCAGGTCGGGTCGGATCGGCCATGGCTGCGGAACTTGGCGTGATGAAGGTCTATGAGGAGATCGATGCCCTGAAAACCTTGGATATCAACCCGGTCCGCTATCTGGCCATGCCTCGTTTTATTGCCTGTATTGTCTGTGTGCCGGCGCTGGTAATCTACTCCGACTGCATCGGTATTGTCGGGGGCGCGATCATAAGCAACCTTCATCCAAAGATTTTTGTTTCTTATTCCACATATTACGACAGTCTTACGGCAGCATTGAAATTCCAGGAGATAGGCAACGGGTTGATCAAGGCATTTGTCTTTGGCGCCATTGTCGCGCTGGTTTCCTGCTATGTGGGGTTTAAGACATCAGGCGGCGCAAGGGGCATCGGTATTTCAACAACAAGATCTGTGGTCTGGTCATTCATGCTTATTCTGGTTGCGGACTATTTCCTCACCAGGCTTTTAATGTGA
- a CDS encoding 3-isopropylmalate dehydratase large subunit, producing the protein MGMTIAEKIFKSHLVDEPFSGTRVLKLDVVMCHEITTPIAIADLMERKKDRVFDTGKIKAVIDHVTPSKDSKTATQAKMLRDWARRHAIPDFFDIGANGVCHALFPEKGYIRPGYTVIMGDSHTCTHGAFGAFAAGVGTTDLEVGILKGVCAFRDPKTIRINLNGKLPKGVYAKDVILHVIGRLTVNGATDRVMEFRGAVVDSMTMESRMTLCNMAIEAGGTSGICMPDSVTVDYLWPFINKEYASREAALADFKKWWSDEDATYDQVVDIDVSSLEPVVTFGYKPDQVKTIGDIAGTPVDQVYLGSCTNGRLEDLRIAAAILKGKKIASSVRAILSPATPKIYSDALNEGLIAIFMDAGFCVTNPTCGACLGMSNGVLAEGEVCASTTNRNFMGRMGKGGMVHLMSPATSAATAIEGKIADPRKYL; encoded by the coding sequence ATGGGAATGACCATAGCCGAGAAGATATTTAAGTCGCACCTGGTAGACGAACCCTTTTCAGGAACCAGAGTGCTGAAGCTTGATGTTGTAATGTGTCATGAAATAACTACGCCGATAGCCATCGCCGACCTGATGGAGAGGAAAAAAGACCGGGTTTTCGATACAGGCAAAATAAAAGCGGTAATTGATCATGTGACTCCGAGCAAGGACAGCAAAACCGCTACCCAGGCGAAGATGTTGCGTGACTGGGCGCGTCGACACGCCATCCCGGATTTCTTCGATATTGGCGCCAATGGGGTCTGTCACGCGTTGTTCCCTGAAAAAGGCTATATCCGTCCCGGCTATACCGTAATCATGGGTGATTCACATACCTGCACCCACGGTGCTTTCGGGGCTTTTGCCGCCGGTGTCGGCACCACTGACCTTGAGGTGGGCATTCTTAAAGGTGTCTGTGCCTTCCGCGATCCAAAGACGATCCGGATCAACCTGAACGGAAAGCTTCCCAAAGGGGTCTATGCAAAAGATGTGATTCTCCATGTCATCGGAAGGCTTACGGTCAATGGCGCAACTGACCGGGTAATGGAGTTTCGGGGGGCTGTTGTGGACTCGATGACCATGGAGTCTCGCATGACATTATGCAACATGGCGATAGAGGCAGGTGGTACCTCCGGCATCTGCATGCCCGACAGTGTGACGGTAGACTACCTGTGGCCCTTCATCAATAAGGAGTATGCCAGCAGGGAGGCTGCTCTGGCAGATTTCAAAAAATGGTGGTCGGATGAAGATGCCACCTATGATCAAGTGGTGGATATTGACGTTTCGAGTCTTGAGCCTGTGGTCACCTTCGGTTATAAGCCGGATCAGGTGAAAACGATCGGCGACATTGCCGGCACCCCGGTGGATCAAGTCTACCTTGGTTCATGCACTAACGGCAGGCTTGAGGATCTACGGATAGCTGCAGCGATTCTCAAGGGAAAGAAGATAGCTTCATCGGTGCGGGCGATTCTCTCGCCGGCAACTCCTAAAATATACAGCGATGCTCTCAATGAGGGTTTGATCGCCATATTTATGGATGCAGGGTTCTGTGTGACCAATCCCACCTGCGGCGCCTGTCTGGGAATGAGCAATGGAGTGCTGGCTGAAGGAGAGGTATGCGCTTCCACCACCAACAGAAATTTCATGGGCCGCATGGGCAAAGGGGGAATGGTGCACCTGATGTCGCCCGCGACTTCGGCGGCTACAGCCATTGAAGGCAAGATTGCCGACCCCAGAAAATATCTATAA
- a CDS encoding MlaD family protein, producing the protein MAISVEKKVGIFFILGLILFGFMLEVGEKWNPFEKKVMYKTFLTSITGLKIGDPVRLAGVDVGKIDKITILEEKVQIDFEVKPGTRIKTDSVATLRLTNLLGGQFLGISFGSPGAPILPPGGTVKGRDVANIDIIVDNVSEVVQDAKLLITQLNENQNEVMGKISAILDDNRTNLQSSIANINSITTKLDRGDGSLAMLLNDKLLYENFRDASASVKNIALKIDKGEGTIGKLVNDDLLYSDARSAMARINDSMKDVKDIAAKINRGEGTMGKLVNDEALYNEVRDASKNIKEITRKINDGEGTLGKLVNDDKLYRDTTATLKKAEKAMDGLGDTGPIQVLGSVIGTLF; encoded by the coding sequence ATGGCGATTTCAGTTGAAAAAAAAGTAGGCATCTTTTTTATATTAGGACTGATTCTGTTCGGCTTCATGCTGGAAGTGGGGGAGAAATGGAACCCCTTCGAAAAAAAGGTGATGTATAAAACCTTTCTTACAAGCATTACCGGGTTGAAGATTGGTGACCCCGTGCGTTTGGCAGGCGTGGATGTGGGGAAGATCGATAAAATCACCATCCTTGAAGAAAAGGTCCAGATCGATTTCGAAGTGAAGCCCGGGACCAGGATCAAAACCGACTCGGTCGCCACCTTGCGTCTGACCAACCTTCTGGGGGGGCAATTTCTGGGGATATCATTCGGTTCTCCCGGTGCGCCAATCCTTCCCCCTGGTGGGACGGTGAAAGGACGGGATGTGGCAAACATTGACATTATCGTCGATAACGTGAGCGAGGTGGTCCAGGATGCGAAGCTTCTGATCACTCAGCTAAACGAAAACCAGAATGAGGTTATGGGCAAGATCAGCGCCATTCTCGATGATAACCGCACCAACCTGCAAAGCTCCATTGCCAACATCAACAGCATAACTACCAAGCTCGACCGTGGGGACGGTTCTCTGGCCATGCTGCTCAATGACAAGCTTCTATATGAAAACTTCCGCGATGCCTCGGCCAGTGTGAAAAACATTGCCCTTAAGATAGATAAGGGAGAAGGCACCATCGGCAAACTCGTCAACGATGATCTACTTTACAGCGACGCCAGGTCCGCCATGGCCAGAATCAATGACAGCATGAAGGATGTCAAGGACATAGCAGCCAAGATCAACCGCGGCGAAGGCACCATGGGCAAACTGGTGAATGATGAGGCACTTTATAACGAGGTGCGGGATGCTTCCAAGAATATCAAGGAAATAACGCGCAAGATAAATGACGGTGAAGGCACTCTGGGCAAGCTGGTCAACGATGACAAACTTTACCGCGACACTACCGCCACACTGAAAAAGGCGGAAAAGGCCATGGACGGGCTGGGAGATACCGGGCCGATCCAGGTACTGGGCAGTGTCATAGGCACACTGTTTTAG
- a CDS encoding substrate-binding domain-containing protein produces MKPHLLLTLLLITFWTGGCAGPATTLKVGGDDANISGFLIPVKETFEEETKTSLSIMQIEPGEELVQLVEGNVDAIIATSSLKELLQEAALKRLTLPPASLHMVEVGSNRTVIFLHKNNRIKQLNQKQLKSIFTGKIRNWRQFGGPDQEIIIVWDSTSAAENEAFLKKILKESPMAAKFRSADSYEEVRKSVMETPGAIGIAPSGFIAPGVKVPKTPKVSSPVILVTKGKPSPLTNKLIDILKDAAYIQ; encoded by the coding sequence ATGAAACCACATCTACTCTTGACCCTTCTATTAATTACCTTCTGGACGGGCGGCTGTGCTGGCCCGGCTACGACCTTGAAAGTCGGTGGCGACGATGCAAACATCAGCGGGTTTCTCATACCCGTTAAAGAAACCTTCGAGGAAGAAACGAAGACCTCCCTCTCCATAATGCAGATCGAGCCGGGCGAAGAACTTGTGCAATTGGTCGAGGGAAACGTCGATGCAATTATAGCCACCAGTTCTTTGAAGGAACTTCTGCAGGAAGCTGCCCTGAAAAGGCTTACTCTGCCACCGGCATCACTGCACATGGTCGAGGTTGGAAGCAATCGCACAGTGATTTTTCTCCATAAAAATAACAGGATCAAGCAGCTGAACCAGAAACAGCTGAAGTCCATCTTTACCGGTAAAATCAGAAATTGGCGCCAGTTTGGCGGCCCGGACCAAGAGATTATCATTGTCTGGGACTCAACTTCAGCTGCTGAAAATGAGGCGTTCCTCAAAAAAATTCTTAAAGAGTCCCCTATGGCTGCCAAATTCCGGTCAGCCGACAGCTACGAAGAAGTCCGCAAATCCGTCATGGAGACCCCCGGCGCAATAGGTATCGCCCCCAGCGGCTTCATCGCTCCAGGCGTCAAGGTGCCGAAAACGCCCAAAGTCAGTTCGCCGGTCATCCTGGTAACCAAAGGCAAGCCGTCACCCCTGACAAATAAACTCATCGATATCCTTAAAGATGCCGCATATATCCAGTAA
- a CDS encoding DUF4911 domain-containing protein: MPDSLVRYFHMDSKDLVYLKFILEAYEGLATLSTEDAKKGIIRISVPCELDSELDKLLHALQADITFNEIFPPLLLPLENQPCCEESCHA, translated from the coding sequence ATGCCTGATTCTCTGGTGCGGTATTTCCACATGGACAGCAAGGACCTGGTCTATCTGAAATTCATCCTGGAGGCCTATGAGGGGCTCGCCACCTTGAGTACGGAGGATGCTAAAAAGGGCATTATCCGTATCTCTGTGCCCTGCGAACTTGATTCGGAGTTGGATAAGCTCCTGCATGCACTTCAAGCGGATATAACCTTCAACGAGATTTTTCCGCCCCTGCTTCTGCCTTTAGAAAATCAGCCATGCTGCGAGGAAAGCTGCCATGCTTGA
- a CDS encoding carotenoid biosynthesis protein, translated as MVDFFSIAVGTVTMRPYVFAFFAVYLVAAVTHLGWRKTLYFTAVGYAISFLSEVSSINTGFPYGWYYYVEATKGKELWIFGVPFFDSLSYVFLAYCSYTAALLVVSPIKASRRDVVTLETSSIRKSFSVLLLGSLFQVFLDIIIDPVALQGHRWFLGRIYGYREAGYHFGIPFSNYAGWFLVSALMIFALQRIDARTGKRGERPKGVIVAPFRSLYGPVLYLSVIVFNLTITVIIGERLMAMTGIFIFTLPIAISAVLIARRANRYTEAELAEHLADYPYIARCGTGGGVAGNREV; from the coding sequence GTGGTTGATTTTTTTTCGATTGCAGTGGGGACTGTGACCATGCGGCCCTATGTCTTTGCCTTCTTTGCCGTATATCTGGTGGCTGCGGTAACCCATCTGGGTTGGCGAAAGACTTTGTATTTCACGGCAGTCGGCTATGCCATTTCATTTCTTTCGGAAGTCAGCTCCATTAACACGGGTTTTCCCTATGGTTGGTATTACTATGTGGAGGCTACCAAGGGTAAAGAGCTGTGGATTTTCGGCGTTCCTTTCTTTGACTCTCTCTCCTATGTATTTCTTGCCTACTGCAGTTATACTGCTGCGCTGCTTGTGGTATCTCCCATCAAAGCCTCCCGCAGGGACGTAGTTACACTTGAAACCAGCTCAATTCGCAAGTCCTTTTCAGTGTTACTGCTGGGATCGCTGTTTCAGGTTTTTCTGGACATAATAATTGATCCGGTGGCACTGCAGGGGCACCGCTGGTTTCTCGGCAGGATTTACGGTTATCGGGAAGCAGGCTACCATTTCGGCATTCCATTTTCCAATTACGCCGGATGGTTTCTGGTAAGTGCACTAATGATTTTTGCCCTGCAGCGGATCGATGCCCGCACCGGGAAAAGGGGAGAACGGCCGAAAGGAGTAATTGTTGCTCCTTTCCGTTCGCTGTATGGGCCGGTACTCTATCTGTCCGTTATCGTCTTCAACCTGACCATAACCGTGATCATCGGCGAAAGGCTGATGGCCATGACCGGCATTTTCATCTTCACGCTGCCGATTGCTATTTCCGCCGTTCTGATTGCTCGCAGGGCAAACAGGTATACGGAGGCGGAACTGGCTGAGCATTTGGCTGACTATCCTTATATTGCCCGTTGTGGAACAGGGGGAGGAGTTGCCGGGAATCGTGAAGTATGA